Proteins co-encoded in one Myripristis murdjan chromosome 4, fMyrMur1.1, whole genome shotgun sequence genomic window:
- the polr2h gene encoding DNA-directed RNA polymerases I, II, and III subunit RPABC3: protein MAGILFEDIFDVKDIDPDGKKFDRVSRLHCESESFKMDLILDVNIQIYPVDLGDKFRLVIASTLYEDGTPDDGEYNPQDDRPSRADQFDYVMYGKVYKIEGDETSTEAATRLSAYVSYGGLLMRLQGDANNLHGFEVDSRVYLLMKKLAF, encoded by the exons ATGGCTGGAATTCTGTTTGAGGATATCTTTGACGTGAAAGACATTGATCCAGATGGCAAGAAGTTTGACAGAG tgtcTCGTCTACACTGTGAAAGTGAGTCCTTCAAGATGGACCTGATTTTGGATGTGAACATTCAGATCTATCCTGTGGATCTTG GTGACAAGTTCAGACTGGTCATTGCCAGCACCTTATATGAAGACGGGACACCTGACGATGGCGAGTACAACCCTCAGGATGACCGGCCGTCCAG GGCAGACCAGTTTGACTACGTCATGTATGGGAAGGTTTACAAGATTGAGGGTGACGAAACCTCAACAGAGGCAGCCACACGCCT CTCTGCCTACGTGTCTTACGGCGGCCTCCTCATGAGGCTCCAAGGTGATGCCAACAACCTGCACGGTTTTGAGGTAGACTCCAGGGTCTACCTCCTCATGAAGAAGCTGGCCTTCTAA